GCCAGGCGCTGCTGCCCGGCCGCAGCCACTCCAGCACGTTGCCCAGCTCCAGGCGCAAGGTCATGCCCTGGGTGAGGGGATAGTCCGGGTCGGAGGGGTCGAAAGATTGGGCCCGCACCTGGGCCAGCAGGTGCTCGTAGGCGAGCAATAAGTCGGCCGGAAAGGCCGTCCAATGCCAGGCCACGGCGCTAAGCAGCGCCACTACGGCTGCCGCCACGGCCAAGGGCAGCCATTGCTTCTTCCATAAAAACCAGGCGGCAAAAGGCAGGAGCAGCGTCACCTTAAAAGCGGCCAGGCCCAGCAGCACGCCCGCCACCGCAGGGGCCCAGACAGGGGCGACAGAAGATTCGATTCCAGTTGTGCTTGAACTAGCTGAATGCGAAAGTTGAGCTGAAAAGCCTGGGCTCGACAAGCGCCCCACAGCCAAGGCACCCACGCCCAGTGCCAGCGCTACAAAAGTGGGCTGGCCTGTGAGCAGGGCGGGTATGGTGCCCTTCAGAGCCAGCGCCGCTAGTAGAAACTGCCACCACGGCACCGTTAGCCCAATTTCGGCTTGCAGCAGGGCCGGCCACAGGCGCGACACCAGCACTAGGCTCAGGAGCGCCAAGGCACCCCACAGCGGCCACGCCAGCGCATACGGCAGCCGGCCCACCGTGAGGCCAAAGAGCGCGGCAGCCCACGGCGGATACAGAAAAGGCAGGTTGGGCAGGCCGGGCTGGGTGCGGCTCTGCAGGTTTTCTTCCCTGATGATGCGCTGCCAACCCTGCTTGAGGGTGGCATCGTGGTAGGGATTGGCGCCGGCGCGCAGCACAGCCTGGCCCACGTAGCAGGTGCGAAAATCCATGGGCCGGTCGGCGTCGGGGCGGGGCTCGCGGAGCACGCGGCTGAGGTTGAACAAGGCCACCAGAGCCAGAAAAAGCAGGAGAGGGCGCGGCACCGCGGCAAGTTAGCGCTTAGCTCAACTTGGGCGGGGCTGGTACCGGGCATCGGTTCGGGCTGGGTTAGTGCCCAGCTGCGGCGAGTTGGGCTGGAGGGGCCGGCTCGTGGTGCTTTTCAAAATAGGCGTAGCCCGGCATCAGCCCCCGCCAAAATGCCTGGTGTGGGCTGGCTGGGTGCTT
This region of Hymenobacter sedentarius genomic DNA includes:
- a CDS encoding glycosyltransferase 87 family protein; this translates as MPRPLLLFLALVALFNLSRVLREPRPDADRPMDFRTCYVGQAVLRAGANPYHDATLKQGWQRIIREENLQSRTQPGLPNLPFLYPPWAAALFGLTVGRLPYALAWPLWGALALLSLVLVSRLWPALLQAEIGLTVPWWQFLLAALALKGTIPALLTGQPTFVALALGVGALAVGRLSSPGFSAQLSHSASSSTTGIESSVAPVWAPAVAGVLLGLAAFKVTLLLPFAAWFLWKKQWLPLAVAAAVVALLSAVAWHWTAFPADLLLAYEHLLAQVRAQSFDPSDPDYPLTQGMTLRLELGNVLEWLRPGSSAWHPLLHGALWVATGLRLVWLRQQGRPLADWHVFLVLSTLTLLTTYHLYYDAVLLLPLLAFGLRLPKRWQWLLLILLLPLLLPLNGLALALGNPWGCTWCIF